A region of Fibrobacter succinogenes subsp. succinogenes S85 DNA encodes the following proteins:
- a CDS encoding peptide chain release factor 3, which translates to MNPEIEKRRTFAIVSHPDAGKTTITEKFLWYGNVIREAGHVRAKANKSYTVSDWMKIEQQRGISVSSSVLNFPFEGCMFNLVDTPGHQDFCEDTYRALTAVDAALVLIDSVNGVEKQTIRLMNVCRMRHTPIITFINKMDLDGRHVLDLLDQIESVLQIKTAPFTLPIGVGKLFKGVYSIAENTFHTFNPDDGKQEIIQMEGPDDPRLVELCGENWVNQFKEEYEMVTGGMDPFDHEKFLKGEMCPVFFGSAVNNFGVRQLLNAFAKLAPPPMIRDTDKRPVKPDEDAFSAFVFKIQANMDPKHRDRTAFLRICSGSFTRGEKVFHVRTGRDIRLAAPTAFLAKDKEVIDHAWAGDIVGINDPGLFRIGDTLTDGEKMNFTGIPDFAPEHFARVTLLNPLKSKQMAKGLAELSEEGATQLYEPLKSAVPVVGVVGELQFDVLKFRLQSEYGADVQLDRVPAHCIRWVKGPEADVGKFAEEYAGDCMMDKERNLVCLFPNEYRLNLALKNYERLSFAETSQG; encoded by the coding sequence ATGAATCCAGAAATTGAAAAACGCCGCACTTTCGCCATCGTCAGCCACCCTGACGCCGGTAAAACCACCATCACCGAAAAGTTCCTGTGGTACGGGAATGTGATTCGCGAGGCTGGTCACGTGCGCGCGAAGGCCAACAAGAGCTATACCGTTAGTGACTGGATGAAGATTGAACAGCAACGTGGTATTTCTGTTTCGAGTTCCGTGTTGAACTTCCCGTTCGAAGGTTGCATGTTCAACCTCGTCGATACCCCGGGGCATCAGGACTTCTGCGAAGACACGTACCGTGCGCTCACCGCCGTGGACGCCGCTCTCGTGCTTATCGATAGTGTGAACGGTGTTGAAAAGCAGACGATTCGCTTGATGAATGTCTGCCGCATGCGCCATACGCCGATTATCACGTTCATCAACAAGATGGACTTGGACGGCCGCCATGTGCTCGACTTGCTCGACCAGATTGAAAGCGTTTTGCAGATTAAGACTGCTCCGTTTACGCTCCCGATTGGCGTCGGTAAGCTTTTCAAGGGCGTCTATTCCATCGCCGAAAATACGTTCCACACGTTCAACCCGGACGATGGCAAGCAAGAGATTATCCAGATGGAAGGACCGGATGATCCGCGCCTCGTTGAACTCTGCGGTGAAAACTGGGTGAATCAGTTCAAGGAAGAGTACGAAATGGTCACGGGCGGTATGGATCCGTTCGACCACGAAAAGTTCCTCAAGGGCGAAATGTGTCCGGTATTCTTCGGTTCTGCCGTGAACAACTTCGGTGTGCGCCAGCTTTTGAACGCTTTTGCAAAACTCGCTCCTCCGCCGATGATCCGCGACACCGACAAGCGCCCGGTTAAGCCGGACGAAGACGCTTTCAGTGCATTTGTCTTCAAGATTCAGGCCAACATGGACCCGAAACACCGCGACCGCACGGCATTCCTCCGCATTTGCTCGGGCAGCTTTACCCGTGGCGAAAAGGTTTTCCACGTGCGTACGGGCCGTGACATCCGCTTGGCTGCTCCGACCGCGTTCCTCGCGAAGGACAAGGAAGTGATTGACCACGCCTGGGCGGGCGACATCGTGGGTATCAACGATCCGGGACTTTTCCGCATTGGCGATACGCTTACGGATGGCGAAAAGATGAACTTCACGGGCATTCCGGACTTTGCTCCGGAACACTTTGCCCGCGTGACGCTTTTGAACCCGCTCAAGTCTAAGCAGATGGCGAAGGGCCTTGCCGAACTTTCGGAAGAAGGTGCAACGCAGCTCTATGAACCGCTCAAGTCCGCTGTGCCTGTCGTGGGCGTCGTGGGTGAACTCCAGTTTGACGTGCTCAAGTTCCGCTTGCAGAGCGAATACGGCGCCGACGTGCAACTTGACCGCGTGCCAGCTCATTGCATCCGCTGGGTGAAGGGTCCCGAAGCCGATGTCGGCAAGTTCGCCGAAGAATACGCCGGCGATTGCATGATGGATAAGGAACGCAATCTCGTGTGCCTCTTCCCGAATGAATATCGCCTGAACCTCGCGCTCAAAAACTACGAACGCTTGAGCTTCGCCGAAACCTCTCAGGGGTAG
- a CDS encoding radical SAM protein: MNLVLCLTEQCNLRCTYCYYKESQADRKTVMDDATLEQAIKIALDRTIFFRQSYLNITFFGGEPLLRRDAIYKGVEFAKAIVDDAMDKGKISKNFKLQFAVNTNATLFDDEFFDFCEREKFRIYLSLDGPEHHHDIARRTVNNTGSFKAIEKHIPRFVKLGAVALSTVTRAHVSTLFESVKWLHEQGFQSLTTSVDFDGKWSGEDFDKLALQYQKMADYWRECREKGDKFFLGTIHDKVKIRLINSRYRLYSCHVYNGAIGVATNGNMFPCTRFITSNPNTHYVQGNVFTGFDEAACDKIRVFLDNDKKECEGCDIRYRCCAHECACTSYYTTGTIEGVSPEVCTHERMLAEICDTLLEKMA, translated from the coding sequence ATGAATTTAGTCCTTTGCCTTACAGAACAATGTAATTTACGTTGTACCTACTGCTATTACAAGGAATCGCAAGCAGACCGCAAAACGGTCATGGACGATGCAACCCTCGAGCAGGCCATCAAAATTGCACTCGACCGCACGATTTTCTTTAGGCAGTCGTACTTGAACATCACGTTCTTTGGAGGGGAGCCGCTTTTGCGAAGGGACGCCATTTATAAAGGTGTTGAATTCGCAAAGGCGATTGTCGATGACGCGATGGACAAAGGCAAAATCTCAAAAAATTTCAAGTTGCAATTTGCGGTCAACACAAACGCCACGCTGTTTGACGACGAATTCTTTGACTTTTGCGAACGCGAAAAATTCCGCATTTATCTTTCACTCGACGGGCCGGAACACCACCACGATATCGCGCGCCGCACCGTCAACAATACGGGAAGTTTCAAGGCCATCGAAAAGCATATTCCGCGATTCGTGAAACTCGGCGCAGTCGCGTTAAGCACCGTCACGCGAGCCCACGTCAGCACGCTTTTTGAGAGCGTCAAGTGGCTGCACGAACAGGGATTCCAGAGCCTTACCACAAGTGTTGATTTTGACGGTAAGTGGAGCGGTGAAGATTTTGACAAGCTCGCCTTGCAATACCAGAAAATGGCAGATTACTGGAGAGAATGCCGCGAGAAAGGCGACAAGTTCTTCCTCGGCACAATCCACGACAAAGTAAAAATAAGACTTATTAATTCGCGATACAGACTTTATTCGTGCCATGTGTACAATGGAGCCATCGGTGTTGCGACAAACGGGAATATGTTCCCTTGCACACGGTTTATCACCTCAAACCCAAACACCCACTATGTGCAGGGGAACGTTTTTACCGGCTTTGACGAAGCGGCTTGTGACAAGATTCGAGTATTTTTAGACAACGACAAAAAGGAATGCGAGGGGTGCGACATCCGCTACCGCTGCTGTGCGCACGAGTGCGCCTGCACGAGCTACTACACGACGGGGACAATAGAAGGAGTGTCACCCGAAGTGTGTACGCACGAAAGAATGCTCGCAGAAATCTGCGATACACTGCTTGAGAAAATGGCGTAA
- a CDS encoding ribonuclease HII: MKFKLPAFLENIESPVEGEVALRKFAAENSAIVVGIDEVGRGPLAGPVVACAAVLKSPDALLTLNDSKKLSRPKREAMFDAVKDACACYAIASASVEEIDEINILEADFLAMRRALQALGFPGLNESAPEIPIEVKGSLNDVMPDSVPASALSSNVLIAVDGNLKIRGVPAENQMPIVKGDGRIASISAASILAKVFRDRYMDKLEELYPGYGFDKHAGYGTKAHLDAIRRQGFSPAHRKSFHPKSL; the protein is encoded by the coding sequence ATGAAATTCAAACTGCCCGCATTTTTGGAAAACATTGAATCCCCGGTAGAAGGGGAGGTGGCTCTGCGCAAGTTCGCTGCGGAGAATTCCGCGATTGTCGTGGGAATTGATGAAGTTGGTCGAGGACCGCTTGCAGGCCCTGTTGTCGCTTGCGCGGCTGTACTCAAGTCGCCCGATGCGCTCTTGACGCTGAACGATTCCAAAAAACTTTCTCGCCCTAAGCGCGAAGCGATGTTTGATGCGGTCAAGGACGCTTGTGCCTGTTATGCGATTGCTAGCGCGAGCGTTGAAGAAATTGACGAAATCAACATTCTTGAAGCGGACTTCTTGGCGATGCGCCGTGCCTTGCAGGCCCTCGGATTCCCCGGCCTCAACGAATCCGCCCCCGAAATCCCCATTGAAGTCAAAGGCTCGCTGAACGATGTCATGCCGGACTCCGTTCCGGCATCGGCCCTCTCGTCTAACGTTCTAATCGCAGTCGATGGCAATCTCAAGATTCGTGGTGTTCCTGCCGAAAATCAGATGCCGATTGTAAAGGGTGATGGCCGCATCGCTAGCATCTCGGCGGCCTCGATCCTTGCGAAAGTTTTCCGTGACCGCTATATGGATAAATTAGAAGAACTTTATCCGGGATACGGTTTTGACAAGCACGCCGGTTACGGCACCAAGGCTCACCTCGACGCCATCCGCCGCCAAGGCTTCTCGCCTGCCCACCGCAAAAGCTTCCACCCCAAAAGCTTGTAG
- a CDS encoding DNA-deoxyinosine glycosylase, whose protein sequence is MAIKKTQSRTVKNTRTWVTHEFPALFDEKSEVLLLGSIPSPKSREQGFYYGHPQNRFWKVLASVLNEPTPETIDEKKAMLLEHHIALWDVLDSCTIIGASDTSIEDVVPNDIASLIAKTKIKRIFCTGATAHKLYEKYCEKATGIKAVKLPSTSPANCAVKFEKLVEAYGEIRRETTNA, encoded by the coding sequence ATGGCAATTAAGAAGACGCAATCTAGAACCGTAAAGAATACGAGGACTTGGGTAACGCATGAGTTTCCTGCACTTTTCGATGAAAAATCAGAGGTTCTGTTGCTTGGTTCCATCCCCTCGCCCAAATCGCGCGAACAGGGATTCTATTATGGGCATCCGCAAAACCGGTTCTGGAAAGTTCTCGCAAGCGTCTTGAATGAGCCAACCCCTGAGACCATCGACGAGAAAAAAGCGATGCTTTTAGAACACCATATCGCATTGTGGGACGTTCTTGACAGTTGCACTATCATTGGAGCAAGCGATACGAGCATTGAAGACGTCGTGCCGAATGATATCGCATCGCTCATTGCGAAAACGAAAATCAAGCGCATCTTTTGCACAGGCGCCACTGCGCACAAACTCTACGAAAAATACTGCGAAAAGGCGACCGGAATCAAGGCTGTCAAATTGCCGTCCACCTCCCCCGCCAACTGCGCTGTCAAATTCGAGAAACTCGTAGAAGCGTATGGGGAAATCAGACGAGAGACGACAAATGCATAA